Proteins encoded in a region of the Homo sapiens chromosome 20, GRCh38.p14 Primary Assembly genome:
- the MAFB gene encoding transcription factor MafB, translated as MAAELSMGPELPTSPLAMEYVNDFDLLKFDVKKEPLGRAERPGRPCTRLQPAGSVSSTPLSTPCSSVPSSPSFSPTEQKTHLEDLYWMASNYQQMNPEALNLTPEDAVEALIGSHPVPQPLQSFDSFRGAHHHHHHHHPHPHHAYPGAGVAHDELGPHAHPHHHHHHQASPPPSSAASPAQQLPTSHPGPGPHATASATAAGGNGSVEDRFSDDQLVSMSVRELNRHLRGFTKDEVIRLKQKRRTLKNRGYAQSCRYKRVQQKHHLENEKTQLIQQVEQLKQEVSRLARERDAYKVKCEKLANSGFREAGSTSDSPSSPEFFL; from the coding sequence ATGGCCGCGGAGCTGAGCATGGGGCCAGAGCTGCCCACCAGCCCGCTGGCCATGGAGTATGTCAACGACTTCGACCTGCTCAAGTTCGACGTGAAGAAGGAGCCACTGGGGCGCGCGGAGCGTCCGGGCAGGCCCTGCACACGCCTGCAGCCAGCCGGCTCGGTGTCCTCCACACCGCTCAGCACTCCGTGTAGCTCCGTGCCCTCGTCGCCCAGCTTCAGCCCGACCGAACAGAAGACACACCTCGAGGATCTGTACTGGATGGCGAGCAACTACCAGCAGATGAACCCCGAGGCGCTCAACCTGACGCCCGAGGACGCGGTGGAAGCGCTCATCGGCTCGCACCCAGTGCCACAGCCGCTGCAAAGCTTCGACAGCTTTCGCGGcgctcaccaccaccaccatcaccaccaccctcaCCCGCACCACGCGTACCCGGGCGCCGGCGTGGCCCACGACGAGCTGGGCCCGCACGCTCACCcgcaccatcaccatcatcaccaagCGTCGCCGCCGCCGTCCAGCGCCGCTAGCCCGGCGCAACAGCTGCCCACTAGCCACCCCGGGCCCGGGCCGCACGCGACGGCCTCGGCGACGGCGGCGGGCGGCAACGGCAGCGTGGAGGACCGCTTCTCCGACGACCAGCTCGTGTCCATGTCCGTGCGCGAGCTGAACCGCCACCTGCGGGGCTTCACCAAGGACGAGGTGATCCGCCTGAAGCAGAAGCGGCGGACCCTGAAGAACCGGGGCTACGCCCAGTCTTGCAGGTATAAACGCGTCCAGCAGAAGCACCACCTGGAGAATGAGAAGACGCAGCTCATTCAGCAGGTGGAGCAGCTTAAGCAGGAGGTGTCCCGGCTGGCCCGCGAGAGAGACGCCTACAAGGTCAAGTGCGAGAAACTCGCCAACTCCGGCTTCAGGGAGGCGGGCTCCACCAGCGACAGCCCCTCCTCTCCCGAGTTCTTTCTGTGA